A single Micromonospora luteifusca DNA region contains:
- a CDS encoding RNA polymerase sigma-70 factor: MTPLANADQQVFHRHRNLLFSVAYRILGTAADAEDAVQDAWIRWSSADRCQVADPKAYLARIVSNLAMQRLRSTRQQRETYVGPWLPEPILTDGDTADVITDAESVSMAMLVVLETLSPLERAVFVLREVFDFSHAEIAVAVERSEAAVRQTAHRAREHVRAQRPRFTADRSQQRGVTERFLAAATGGDINTLLELLSPDVTLWTDGGGKVRQALRPIRGAETVAAWFAAIGTVTYQGVEPHDMHAALVEINQGPGLVFSGAGRVIATISFDIDADGRITTIHNVANPDKLRTVADGTTHQLETS; the protein is encoded by the coding sequence GTGACGCCCCTGGCGAACGCGGACCAGCAGGTGTTCCACCGTCATCGCAACCTGCTGTTCTCGGTGGCCTACCGCATCCTCGGCACCGCTGCCGATGCCGAGGACGCGGTGCAGGACGCCTGGATCAGATGGTCCTCGGCCGACCGCTGCCAGGTTGCCGATCCCAAGGCGTATCTCGCACGCATCGTGTCGAACCTCGCGATGCAGCGTCTGCGCTCGACGCGGCAGCAACGCGAGACCTACGTGGGGCCGTGGCTGCCCGAGCCGATCCTGACCGATGGTGACACCGCCGACGTCATCACCGACGCCGAGTCCGTGTCGATGGCGATGCTGGTGGTGCTGGAGACGCTCAGCCCGCTCGAGCGTGCGGTGTTCGTCCTGCGTGAGGTCTTCGACTTCAGCCATGCGGAGATCGCGGTGGCGGTGGAACGCTCCGAGGCCGCGGTGCGCCAGACCGCCCACCGTGCTCGCGAGCACGTCCGGGCGCAGCGGCCACGCTTCACCGCGGACCGGTCACAGCAGCGCGGCGTCACCGAGCGGTTCCTCGCCGCCGCGACCGGTGGCGACATCAACACCCTGCTGGAACTGCTGTCCCCGGACGTCACGTTGTGGACCGACGGCGGCGGTAAGGTTCGCCAGGCCCTGCGTCCGATCAGGGGCGCGGAGACGGTCGCCGCCTGGTTCGCGGCCATCGGCACCGTCACCTACCAGGGCGTCGAGCCGCACGACATGCACGCCGCCCTGGTCGAGATCAACCAAGGCCCGGGCCTGGTGTTCAGCGGAGCCGGCCGGGTGATCGCCACCATCTCCTTCGACATCGACGCTGACGGTCGCATCACGACCATCCACAACGTCGCCAACCCCGACAAGCTCCGAACCGTCGCCGACGGCACCACCCATCAGCTCGAGACGAGCTGA
- a CDS encoding LysR family transcriptional regulator — protein sequence MATPELRQLRYFLVLAEELSFTRASARLMIAQQSLSQQITALERTLGVKLFDRGSRGTTLTDIGALFVPEARAVTDRADEAVAVVGRALRGEVGTLRLAFLTTVANHLLPPVVRAVHDQLPGLHLATESTGIASLVQGVLGGDYDVAFTRTTLVPGLETRKLASEPVCAVLPEGHPLADRAELELADLADEPWLTTPRSSWEPWHRTFEDQFREAGFVPNIVQEEASVQSLLGLVAAGLGVTRLASSAASLRRSGVVFVPLTGAYAQTEMVWLPGNTSPALHRLLDVVTELAATTDLTKTG from the coding sequence GTGGCCACCCCTGAGCTGCGGCAACTGCGATACTTCCTGGTCCTCGCGGAGGAGCTGAGCTTCACGCGGGCCTCCGCCCGCCTGATGATCGCCCAGCAGTCGCTGTCCCAGCAGATCACCGCCCTGGAACGCACCCTCGGAGTGAAGCTGTTCGACCGCGGCTCCCGGGGCACCACCCTGACCGACATCGGCGCCCTGTTCGTGCCCGAGGCGCGCGCCGTGACGGACCGCGCCGACGAGGCCGTCGCCGTCGTGGGACGCGCCCTGCGCGGCGAGGTCGGCACCCTCCGACTCGCCTTCCTGACCACCGTCGCCAACCACCTCCTACCCCCGGTGGTCCGGGCCGTGCACGACCAACTTCCCGGTCTGCACCTGGCCACCGAGTCCACCGGCATCGCATCCCTGGTGCAGGGTGTCCTCGGCGGCGACTACGACGTCGCCTTCACCCGGACCACACTCGTTCCCGGCCTGGAGACCAGGAAACTGGCGAGCGAACCGGTGTGCGCCGTGCTGCCCGAGGGCCACCCGCTCGCCGACCGCGCCGAGCTGGAACTCGCCGACCTGGCGGACGAGCCATGGCTCACCACGCCGCGCAGTTCCTGGGAACCCTGGCACCGCACCTTCGAGGACCAGTTCCGGGAAGCGGGGTTCGTACCGAACATCGTCCAGGAGGAAGCCAGCGTGCAGAGCCTCCTCGGCCTGGTCGCCGCCGGGCTGGGCGTCACCCGGCTCGCCAGTTCGGCAGCCAGCCTGCGTCGTAGCGGCGTGGTGTTCGTCCCGCTGACCGGCGCCTACGCGCAGACCGAGATGGTGTGGCTGCCGGGCAACACCTCACCCGCCCTGCACCGGCTCCTGGACGTGGTCACGGAACTCGCCGCCACGACTGACCTCACCAAGACCGGCTGA